The Streptomyces nitrosporeus genome includes a window with the following:
- the eccB gene encoding type VII secretion protein EccB, producing MQSRKDQVQAHMFVMGRLTSGMLRSDPDSPESPVGRTNRGMAWGIGLGAVLAVGFLLFGLISPTGSKAWRQESALVVQKDTGTRYLYLGGKLRPVRNYASARLISAGRLKAVQVSGASLRGEPHGTPVGIPGAPDSLPAAGDLETGAWQICADEPERTGPDGTGRAAVTSLRIGFPVAGASPGADRAVLVEGPDGRRYALWGNHRLRIGGHGAAEALGYAGATPVRVSAAFLDSVPAGSDLVAPEVDGRGAAGPRIGGAAGRIGQVYLLDSPGAAPQHYLLEKAGLRALSAPGAALVLGDDRTAELAYRGAAPAPIRLTADQLARHRAPAARTVQDPAQWPARTPLVQEPDPGTAVCAQITPDGTSPTVRLALLPGAAAADAPAAGPEIARACLPVDGVAVRPGGGALVQALGAGGSVIGTTTYLVTDVGVKYRLPDAESVERLGLKGGHAQAVPSRLLDMLPTGPVLDVAVATGDASAAQAAGAGRGACG from the coding sequence TGCGGAGCGACCCGGACTCCCCGGAGTCCCCCGTCGGCCGCACCAACCGGGGCATGGCCTGGGGCATCGGCCTCGGCGCCGTACTGGCGGTCGGCTTCCTCCTCTTCGGCCTGATCTCCCCGACGGGTTCCAAGGCATGGCGGCAGGAGTCGGCGCTCGTCGTCCAGAAGGACACCGGCACCCGCTACCTCTACCTCGGGGGCAAGCTGCGGCCGGTGCGCAACTACGCCTCGGCGAGGCTGATCTCGGCCGGCCGTCTCAAGGCGGTCCAGGTGTCCGGCGCCTCGCTGCGCGGGGAGCCGCACGGCACCCCGGTCGGCATACCCGGCGCCCCGGACTCCCTGCCCGCCGCCGGCGACCTGGAGACCGGCGCCTGGCAGATCTGCGCGGACGAGCCGGAGCGCACCGGGCCCGACGGCACCGGCCGCGCCGCCGTGACCTCGCTGCGGATCGGCTTCCCCGTCGCGGGGGCCTCCCCCGGGGCGGACCGCGCGGTTCTCGTCGAGGGTCCGGACGGGCGCCGGTACGCGCTGTGGGGCAACCACCGGCTGCGGATCGGCGGGCACGGCGCCGCCGAGGCCCTCGGCTACGCGGGGGCGACCCCGGTGCGGGTGTCGGCGGCGTTCCTGGACAGCGTGCCGGCGGGATCGGACCTGGTGGCTCCCGAAGTGGACGGCCGGGGCGCGGCGGGTCCGCGCATCGGCGGCGCCGCCGGGCGGATCGGCCAGGTCTACCTGCTCGACTCGCCCGGCGCGGCACCGCAGCACTACCTGCTGGAGAAGGCCGGTCTGCGGGCGTTGAGCGCCCCGGGGGCGGCCCTCGTCCTGGGTGACGACCGGACGGCGGAGCTGGCGTACCGGGGCGCGGCCCCGGCCCCGATCCGGCTGACGGCCGATCAGCTCGCCCGGCACCGGGCCCCGGCGGCGAGGACCGTCCAGGACCCGGCGCAGTGGCCCGCGCGTACGCCCCTGGTCCAGGAGCCGGACCCGGGCACCGCGGTGTGCGCGCAGATCACGCCGGACGGGACGTCGCCCACGGTCCGGCTCGCGCTGCTGCCGGGGGCCGCCGCCGCGGACGCGCCGGCGGCCGGCCCGGAGATCGCGCGGGCGTGCCTGCCGGTGGACGGGGTGGCGGTACGCCCGGGCGGCGGTGCGCTGGTGCAGGCGCTGGGCGCGGGCGGTTCGGTGATCGGGACGACGACGTACCTGGTCACGGACGTCGGGGTGAAGTACCGGCTGCCGGACGCGGAGTCGGTCGAGCGGCTGGGCCTCAAGGGCGGCCACGCGCAGGCCGTTCCGTCGCGGCTGCTGGACATGCTGCCGACGGGTCCGGTGCTGGACGTCGCCGTGGCGACCGGGGACGCGTCCGCCGCGCAGGCGGCGGGCGCGGGCCGGGGGGCCTGCGGGTGA
- a CDS encoding WXG100 family type VII secretion target, producing the protein MTTPAGYDHSNKTDGVIHVEYKSVDQAAEDMRLQTQRIKALVTALNEELQGLHGAWQGADAATYATLQTSWNNAAEQLGQVLTRHSTTLNEISDLYRRHENRSASEWGNIRIGG; encoded by the coding sequence ATGACCACCCCCGCCGGCTACGACCACTCCAACAAGACCGACGGCGTCATCCACGTCGAGTACAAGAGCGTGGACCAGGCAGCCGAGGACATGCGCCTGCAGACGCAGCGCATCAAGGCCCTCGTCACCGCCCTCAACGAGGAGCTCCAGGGCCTGCACGGCGCCTGGCAGGGAGCGGACGCGGCCACGTACGCGACGCTCCAGACCAGCTGGAACAACGCGGCCGAGCAGCTCGGCCAGGTCCTGACGCGGCACAGCACGACGCTGAACGAGATATCGGACCTGTACCGCAGGCACGAGAACCGCAGTGCCTCGGAGTGGGGCAACATCCGCATCGGCGGCTGA
- a CDS encoding type VII secretion system-associated protein → MAPAPTDLSHLDTETLRKFLDTDVEGFVKLLTDLIGDTPQHDVAGMGSLAAQFESMKIGYVKTALKVGRLAAAADDKAGGPLSIAPFISYLASSSTSLAGVEKDQLKLFTDIKRELGAVITDMEKTQKDSLEDIESQKFLNDLRTVDTGLAPTRES, encoded by the coding sequence ATGGCGCCCGCACCGACCGATCTGTCGCATCTGGACACCGAGACCCTGCGCAAGTTCCTCGACACCGACGTGGAGGGGTTCGTGAAGCTGCTGACGGACCTGATCGGCGACACCCCCCAGCACGACGTGGCCGGTATGGGGTCCCTCGCGGCGCAGTTCGAGTCGATGAAGATCGGCTATGTGAAGACGGCGCTGAAGGTGGGCAGGCTGGCGGCGGCGGCCGACGACAAGGCCGGAGGCCCCCTGTCGATCGCCCCGTTCATCTCCTACCTCGCCTCGTCCAGCACCTCGCTCGCCGGTGTCGAGAAGGACCAGCTCAAGCTGTTCACGGACATCAAGCGCGAACTGGGCGCGGTGATCACCGACATGGAGAAGACGCAGAAGGACAGCCTCGAGGACATCGAGAGCCAGAAGTTCCTCAACGACCTGCGCACCGTGGACACCGGCCTGGCTCCCACCCGGGAGAGCTGA
- a CDS encoding AAWKG family protein (Members of this family are unrelated to eukaryotic Tcp10, although some members contain a repetitive region similar to a C-terminal repeat region of Tcp10.) yields the protein MAVDSSWESVVKQLTGFDGGTRAHVAAVGGADAAAGDGSEWMTVRIGHSDGYRETTPDLDSPGGTLGRTMKFYGAPGTGSQNVQVYTVELGLPWSSSNGADWSDTGNAGAFDWGYGEALTKLRTEYRTAGFGGQYPHTKAVADEDSVDLRTFPATAKAFDRVTAYFRERSPVLEQWVKDLDGEYSAYRGSGADVFRDLIDALSVGYKDFLQELSSTGSGSTVSVSEPSYTSDSVVSDRILQAELTIFGAATTLGRAWDAWVAGNMWLGTAHLDRLLDELAVWLNENNIRRMQQSGPGVSQAGAGFLVVHPVYGDLTKEASWKALSRAACAAWTANLASLDTAAQQAMLDLNQAMIAPGSASDFTFRPGAGSLTQANAADEAAKAKADAEKEKADAEKKMEDLKNGGAGGDGGTGLPDLDPNATDGDTLGDGLGGDGLGGSGLGGDGGSGPGAAGEKSPTTAQIPQLGLNGTDGGLGPGTGGSVTNPDGSVTSVNPDGSTTTTYPDGREETTPAGVLPPALNPNGTGAGWGTGTAGRTVKGPDGSTTAYNSDGSRTVTHKDGTKTTVHPDGSSVTDNPDGSRTVLNKDGSETVTYQDGTKTTITPDGTTTTRFPDGTSTKLSADGTLTTTDAQGHSTVSRPGPGSTTQNPDGSTTVYGEDGATTTTHADGTKTTIAANGTVTTVDPDGTKTVSHLGKGTSTIQYADGSVAQVGADGTVSTTYKDGSTTRLGPDGTYTTTDADGHRTTEHLDTTGTTGTRTTHHADGTSTTTYADGTVDRTLKDGGHRITYPDGRTVTTDAYGRTTGSAGTGLGSADSGGGWGDYDFYDYPDSGSGGSPLTGGYPGGTGSGGTDGGRVPPLGLNPLGGQGLTPGGASAAGAGPGAQGTRAAAVGEAAGARSTRAAQLAAEEAAALRRPATSSSSGGSPMMPPMGGMGGGAGGGTQSDERERSTWVSEDEETWGTDEGGVSAVIGR from the coding sequence ATGGCCGTCGACTCAAGCTGGGAATCCGTCGTCAAGCAGCTCACCGGCTTCGACGGCGGCACCCGGGCCCATGTGGCGGCCGTGGGCGGTGCGGACGCCGCGGCGGGCGACGGCAGCGAGTGGATGACCGTCAGGATCGGCCACAGCGACGGGTACCGCGAGACCACGCCCGACCTGGACTCGCCGGGAGGCACGCTCGGACGGACCATGAAGTTCTACGGCGCCCCGGGCACCGGGTCGCAGAACGTCCAGGTCTACACGGTGGAGCTGGGGCTCCCCTGGTCCTCGTCGAACGGGGCCGACTGGAGCGACACCGGTAACGCGGGAGCCTTCGACTGGGGCTACGGCGAGGCGCTGACGAAGCTGCGGACCGAGTACCGCACCGCGGGGTTCGGCGGGCAGTACCCGCACACCAAGGCCGTGGCGGACGAGGACTCGGTGGACCTGCGGACCTTTCCCGCCACCGCCAAGGCGTTCGACCGGGTCACGGCGTACTTCCGCGAGCGGTCCCCGGTGCTGGAGCAGTGGGTCAAGGACCTCGACGGGGAGTACTCGGCGTACCGGGGCAGTGGGGCGGACGTCTTCCGGGACCTGATCGACGCCCTGAGCGTCGGGTACAAGGACTTCCTCCAGGAGCTGTCCTCGACCGGGTCCGGCAGCACCGTGTCCGTCAGCGAACCCTCGTACACCTCGGACTCCGTCGTCAGCGACCGCATCCTCCAGGCGGAGCTGACGATCTTCGGCGCCGCCACCACCCTCGGGCGGGCCTGGGACGCGTGGGTCGCGGGGAACATGTGGCTCGGGACCGCCCATCTCGACAGGCTCCTCGACGAACTGGCCGTCTGGCTCAACGAGAACAACATCCGCAGGATGCAGCAGTCCGGCCCCGGTGTGTCCCAGGCGGGGGCGGGCTTCCTGGTCGTGCACCCGGTCTACGGCGACCTGACGAAGGAAGCGAGCTGGAAGGCGCTCTCCCGGGCGGCCTGCGCGGCGTGGACGGCCAACCTCGCCTCGCTGGACACCGCGGCGCAGCAGGCGATGCTGGACCTCAACCAGGCCATGATCGCCCCGGGCTCCGCCTCCGACTTCACCTTCAGGCCGGGCGCCGGTTCCCTCACCCAGGCCAACGCCGCCGACGAGGCGGCCAAGGCCAAGGCGGACGCCGAGAAGGAGAAGGCGGACGCCGAGAAGAAGATGGAGGACCTCAAGAACGGCGGCGCCGGCGGGGACGGCGGCACCGGTCTTCCGGACCTGGACCCCAACGCGACCGACGGCGACACCCTGGGTGACGGCCTCGGCGGTGACGGTCTCGGCGGTTCCGGTCTCGGCGGTGACGGCGGCTCCGGGCCCGGTGCCGCCGGCGAGAAGTCCCCCACCACGGCTCAGATACCCCAGCTCGGCCTCAACGGCACCGACGGCGGACTCGGTCCGGGGACCGGCGGCAGCGTCACGAACCCCGACGGCTCGGTCACCTCCGTCAACCCCGACGGCTCCACGACCACCACCTACCCGGACGGCCGCGAGGAGACCACTCCCGCGGGCGTCCTGCCGCCCGCCCTCAACCCGAACGGTACGGGCGCCGGCTGGGGCACGGGGACCGCGGGCAGGACCGTCAAGGGCCCGGACGGCTCGACGACCGCGTACAACTCCGACGGCTCGCGCACCGTCACGCACAAGGACGGCACGAAGACCACCGTCCATCCGGACGGTTCCTCGGTCACGGACAACCCGGACGGTTCCAGGACCGTGCTGAACAAGGACGGCAGCGAGACCGTCACCTACCAGGACGGCACGAAGACCACCATCACGCCGGACGGCACCACGACCACCCGCTTCCCGGACGGCACGTCGACGAAGCTGTCCGCCGACGGCACCCTCACCACCACCGACGCGCAGGGCCACAGCACCGTCAGCCGTCCCGGACCGGGCTCGACGACGCAGAACCCGGACGGCTCCACCACGGTCTACGGCGAGGACGGCGCGACGACGACCACGCACGCCGACGGTACGAAGACCACCATCGCGGCGAACGGCACCGTCACCACCGTCGACCCGGACGGCACGAAGACCGTCTCGCACCTGGGCAAGGGCACGTCGACCATTCAGTACGCGGACGGCTCGGTGGCCCAGGTGGGCGCGGACGGCACCGTCTCCACGACGTACAAGGACGGCAGCACCACCAGGCTCGGCCCGGACGGCACGTACACCACGACCGACGCCGACGGCCACCGGACGACGGAGCACCTCGACACGACGGGCACCACGGGCACCCGGACCACGCACCACGCGGACGGGACGAGCACCACGACGTATGCCGACGGGACCGTCGACAGGACGCTCAAGGACGGCGGCCACCGGATCACCTATCCGGACGGGCGCACGGTCACCACCGACGCGTACGGCCGGACCACCGGATCGGCCGGCACCGGGCTCGGCTCGGCGGATTCCGGCGGCGGCTGGGGGGACTACGACTTCTACGACTACCCGGACAGCGGGAGCGGCGGCTCCCCCCTGACCGGCGGCTACCCGGGCGGCACGGGCTCGGGCGGCACGGACGGCGGCCGGGTCCCTCCGCTGGGCCTCAACCCGCTGGGCGGCCAGGGGCTCACCCCGGGCGGCGCGTCCGCGGCGGGTGCCGGCCCCGGCGCCCAGGGCACCCGGGCGGCGGCGGTGGGCGAGGCGGCCGGCGCCCGCTCCACCCGGGCGGCCCAGCTCGCGGCCGAGGAGGCGGCGGCGCTGCGGCGCCCCGCCACCAGCAGTTCCTCCGGTGGCTCCCCGATGATGCCCCCGATGGGCGGCATGGGCGGCGGAGCGGGCGGTGGCACCCAGAGCGACGAGCGGGAGCGGTCGACCTGGGTGAGCGAGGACGAGGAGACCTGGGGCACGGACGAGGGCGGGGTGTCGGCTGTGATCGGACGATGA
- a CDS encoding YbaB/EbfC family DNA-binding protein, which produces MSNPMEERLAEALAEFEETRAKLSEAGAAASRISATVMSRDRTVEATVGAQGQLTNLRFPSTRYRTMPPAQLASVLMSTIAAARSQAAGQLADVYRPFGPIPGMSPTAEGGFQELDWDELFAPMREAGLPTPPVRAPRAASSGALLDELVEDEDEDAAGDLRDGTAGR; this is translated from the coding sequence ATGAGCAACCCGATGGAAGAACGGCTGGCGGAGGCGCTGGCGGAGTTCGAGGAGACCCGCGCGAAGCTGAGCGAGGCTGGCGCGGCGGCCTCCCGGATATCGGCCACCGTGATGTCCAGGGACCGCACGGTGGAGGCCACCGTCGGCGCCCAGGGCCAGCTGACGAACCTGCGCTTCCCCAGCACCCGGTACCGGACGATGCCCCCGGCCCAGCTGGCGAGCGTGCTGATGTCCACCATCGCCGCCGCCCGCTCCCAGGCGGCCGGACAACTGGCCGATGTGTACCGGCCCTTCGGCCCCATTCCCGGGATGTCCCCGACCGCCGAGGGCGGCTTCCAGGAGCTGGACTGGGACGAGCTGTTCGCGCCGATGCGCGAGGCCGGGCTGCCGACACCGCCGGTGAGGGCGCCACGGGCCGCCTCCTCGGGAGCCCTGCTGGACGAGCTGGTGGAGGACGAGGACGAGGACGCCGCGGGCGATCTCCGGGACGGGACGGCAGGCCGATGA
- a CDS encoding WXG100 family type VII secretion target, giving the protein MTSLDVDTDKLGKSGADMDEVAEKIKLIRDDYLDKITTYHGCWGDGEFGEKFAEKYLEGVDAARKGVRELSEALSGSSQSLKDAADDFSRQQQQITESLSQHGGRR; this is encoded by the coding sequence ATGACCTCCCTGGACGTCGATACGGACAAGCTCGGCAAGAGCGGCGCGGACATGGACGAGGTCGCCGAGAAGATCAAGCTGATCCGCGACGACTACCTCGACAAGATCACCACGTACCACGGCTGCTGGGGCGACGGGGAGTTCGGTGAGAAGTTCGCCGAGAAGTACCTGGAGGGGGTCGACGCCGCCAGGAAGGGCGTCCGGGAACTCAGCGAGGCGCTCTCGGGCAGCTCGCAGAGCCTGAAGGACGCCGCCGACGACTTCAGCAGGCAGCAGCAGCAGATCACGGAGTCCCTGAGCCAGCACGGCGGAAGGCGCTGA
- a CDS encoding phosphotransferase: MRRRASTKTPGAPAAASARLDWSALPSGVRGQVEASLGSPVEDAVTQAGGFSPGAAARLRLADGRRVFVKAAGPEPNPGTPALHRAEAGITAALPAAAPVPELLMALDLDGWAVLVFEDVDGRMPAQPWQPDELRRVLAATAELSVLLDPSPVGVPTVAERFGEEFRGWRLLAGACAKGADDPARLDPWARRNLGRLADREAAWSTAAAGSALIHGDLRADNVLLTDDRVVFVDWPWAAIGAPWFDIVLMGPSVIMQDTPDAMRFLDQHLHAHAADPDDVTSVLIALAGYFLHQSVQAPPPGLPTVRGFQRAQGEAALNWVRERTRWR, translated from the coding sequence ATGAGAAGACGAGCGAGCACGAAGACCCCTGGAGCGCCCGCGGCCGCGAGCGCACGCCTGGACTGGTCGGCCCTCCCCTCCGGTGTCAGAGGGCAGGTCGAGGCATCCCTCGGATCCCCCGTCGAGGACGCCGTCACCCAGGCGGGAGGCTTCTCGCCCGGTGCCGCCGCTCGCTTGCGCCTGGCCGACGGCCGGCGGGTCTTCGTGAAGGCAGCGGGGCCTGAACCCAACCCCGGCACTCCTGCCCTCCACCGGGCGGAAGCCGGAATCACCGCGGCCCTGCCGGCCGCCGCGCCCGTACCGGAGCTGCTCATGGCCCTGGACCTCGACGGCTGGGCCGTCCTGGTCTTCGAGGACGTGGACGGGAGGATGCCGGCCCAGCCGTGGCAGCCGGACGAACTCCGCCGTGTCCTCGCGGCCACCGCGGAACTGTCCGTGCTGCTCGATCCTTCGCCGGTCGGGGTACCGACGGTCGCCGAACGCTTCGGTGAGGAGTTCCGGGGCTGGCGTCTGCTCGCCGGCGCCTGCGCGAAGGGAGCGGATGACCCGGCCCGGCTCGACCCCTGGGCGCGGCGCAACCTGGGGCGTCTCGCCGACCGGGAAGCCGCCTGGAGCACAGCGGCGGCCGGCAGCGCCCTGATCCACGGCGATCTGCGTGCGGACAACGTGCTGCTGACCGATGACCGCGTCGTGTTCGTCGACTGGCCGTGGGCCGCGATCGGTGCTCCGTGGTTCGACATCGTGCTGATGGGCCCGAGCGTGATCATGCAGGACACCCCGGACGCCATGCGTTTCCTGGACCAGCACCTCCACGCCCACGCTGCCGACCCCGACGACGTGACCAGCGTGCTCATCGCCCTGGCCGGTTACTTCCTCCATCAGTCCGTCCAGGCCCCGCCCCCGGGGCTGCCTACGGTGCGCGGCTTCCAGCGCGCTCAGGGCGAAGCCGCGCTGAACTGGGTGCGTGAGCGGACACGGTGGCGTTGA
- a CDS encoding MFS transporter: MSLNDAARRVESRRIALSSFVGSAIEFYDFLLYGAAASLVFNELFFTDLNPLAGTVAAFGTLAVGYVARPLGGIVFGHFGDRVGRKSMLVLTMTLMAFASFAIGLLPTYEAIGIWAPLLLVACRLVQGIAVGGEWGGAALMAMEHASAGRRGLMASFANMGGPAGAVLATAVFAAFSALPEDDFLAWGWRVPFLLSLLLMAIGLFIRMKVTESPVFAEAQRRAAREAAGRNAVKQEAPLLTVLRRYRKNIVLSCLGGCAALVLQSLLATFMLTYATGVGFERSTVLLAQTVSSALHIFTIPAFALLSDRVGRRPVMITGALVTAAAAFPLFALVNSGSVALLFAAYIIGNPILQASMYGPMAAFVSEMFGTRARYTGASLGYQLASTLGAGTAPLIASSLLAGPGGGTGSAPVSVYLIGVCLISAAAIALTRESHRADITDAVPDAGRTARLPEAAAR; this comes from the coding sequence ATGTCCCTCAACGACGCCGCGCGTCGCGTCGAGTCACGCCGGATCGCCCTGTCCAGTTTTGTCGGCAGCGCCATCGAGTTCTACGACTTCCTGCTGTACGGCGCTGCCGCCTCCCTCGTCTTCAACGAGCTGTTCTTCACCGACCTGAACCCGCTGGCCGGTACCGTCGCCGCCTTCGGCACCCTCGCCGTCGGCTACGTCGCCCGCCCGCTGGGCGGCATCGTCTTCGGCCACTTCGGCGACCGTGTCGGCCGCAAGTCCATGCTGGTGCTGACCATGACGCTGATGGCGTTCGCCAGCTTCGCCATCGGCCTGCTCCCCACCTACGAGGCCATCGGCATCTGGGCGCCGCTGCTGCTGGTCGCCTGCCGGCTGGTCCAGGGCATCGCCGTCGGCGGCGAGTGGGGCGGCGCCGCCCTCATGGCCATGGAGCACGCGAGCGCCGGACGCCGCGGTCTGATGGCCTCGTTCGCGAACATGGGCGGACCCGCCGGCGCCGTGCTCGCCACCGCCGTCTTCGCCGCCTTCTCCGCGCTGCCCGAGGACGACTTCCTCGCCTGGGGATGGCGCGTCCCGTTCCTGCTCAGCCTGCTGCTCATGGCGATCGGCCTGTTCATCCGGATGAAGGTCACCGAGAGCCCGGTCTTCGCCGAGGCGCAGCGCAGGGCGGCACGGGAAGCGGCCGGACGGAATGCGGTCAAGCAGGAGGCGCCCCTGCTCACCGTGTTGCGCCGCTACCGCAAGAACATCGTCCTGTCCTGCCTCGGCGGCTGCGCGGCCCTCGTCCTCCAGTCGCTGCTCGCCACCTTCATGCTCACCTACGCCACGGGCGTCGGTTTCGAGCGCTCGACCGTGCTGCTCGCCCAGACCGTCTCGTCGGCGCTGCACATCTTCACGATCCCCGCGTTCGCGCTCCTCTCGGACCGTGTGGGCCGCCGCCCCGTCATGATCACCGGCGCGCTGGTCACGGCCGCCGCCGCGTTCCCGCTGTTCGCCCTGGTCAACAGCGGTTCGGTGGCGCTCCTGTTCGCGGCGTACATCATCGGCAACCCGATCCTGCAGGCCTCGATGTACGGGCCGATGGCGGCGTTCGTCAGCGAGATGTTCGGCACCCGCGCCCGCTATACCGGCGCTTCCCTCGGCTACCAGCTCGCCTCCACGCTGGGCGCGGGCACGGCGCCGCTGATCGCGAGCAGCCTTCTGGCCGGACCGGGCGGGGGCACGGGGTCCGCCCCGGTCAGCGTCTACCTGATCGGCGTCTGCCTGATCAGCGCGGCGGCGATCGCGCTGACCCGCGAATCCCACCGCGCGGACATCACCGACGCGGTCCCGGACGCCGGGCGGACCGCCCGGCTGCCGGAGGCCGCGGCGCGCTGA
- a CDS encoding IclR family transcriptional regulator: protein MSDKQAGPKTRSAPDGGPGRAGARGSGSAGKAVGSQTLSRGLRALELVAGQPQGLAVQDVAECLGVHRTIAYRILVTLAEHHLVVKAADGRYRAGSGTVTLARGYAAGVREAALPVLRRTADELGATVALIAAEGNDAVAVAVVEPRSVDYHIGYRVGSRHPIGTGAAGLALATLRLPAPGEPAEVAQARDQGYARTFGRIEPGAHGVAVPLRTADPALHMCVNLITSREDVADGSVSVMRAVAEEISALG, encoded by the coding sequence ATGAGCGACAAGCAGGCGGGGCCGAAGACGCGGAGCGCGCCGGACGGCGGGCCCGGCCGGGCCGGGGCGCGGGGCAGCGGCTCCGCCGGCAAGGCCGTCGGTTCCCAGACCCTCTCCCGCGGACTGCGCGCCCTCGAACTGGTCGCCGGGCAGCCGCAGGGACTCGCCGTGCAGGACGTCGCGGAGTGCCTCGGCGTCCACCGCACCATCGCGTACCGGATCCTCGTCACCCTCGCCGAGCACCACCTGGTCGTGAAGGCCGCCGACGGCCGCTACCGGGCCGGTTCCGGCACGGTCACGCTGGCGCGCGGGTACGCGGCCGGGGTCCGCGAGGCCGCCCTGCCGGTGCTGCGCCGCACGGCCGACGAACTCGGTGCCACGGTCGCGCTGATCGCGGCGGAGGGCAACGACGCGGTCGCCGTCGCCGTGGTCGAGCCGCGGTCCGTGGACTACCACATCGGCTACCGGGTCGGCAGCCGCCACCCCATCGGGACCGGCGCCGCCGGCCTGGCGCTCGCGACGCTGCGGCTGCCCGCGCCGGGTGAGCCGGCCGAGGTCGCGCAGGCCCGTGACCAGGGCTACGCCCGCACCTTCGGGCGGATCGAACCCGGTGCGCACGGTGTCGCCGTGCCCCTGCGCACGGCGGACCCGGCGCTGCACATGTGCGTCAACCTCATCACGTCCCGCGAGGACGTGGCCGACGGGTCCGTGTCCGTGATGCGGGCGGTCGCCGAGGAGATCTCGGCACTGGGCTGA
- a CDS encoding IclR family transcriptional regulator: MSDDAPSGVLAKALTVLQAFTVEDTTLGFAELQRRTEFAKSTLHRVLGDLVAARLLDRVQGRYRLSGLVFELGMRASVERGLLEVATPFLEDLYVRTHELVHLGTREGTEVVYVAKMGGHQQAASPSRLGGRMPLHATAIGKVLLAHAPAEEREAALRGPLERKAPRTVTNVDVLTRQLSDVLAKGVAFEYEESAVGIVCVAAGVFGPADEIVAAVSVTGPVHRFRPARHATSVRAAAAGISATLGRRAELRGH; this comes from the coding sequence TTGAGCGACGACGCGCCGAGCGGTGTGCTGGCCAAGGCCCTCACCGTGCTGCAGGCATTCACCGTCGAGGACACCACCCTCGGCTTCGCCGAGCTGCAGCGGCGCACGGAGTTCGCGAAGAGCACGCTGCACCGGGTGCTCGGCGACCTGGTGGCCGCGCGCCTCCTCGACCGCGTCCAGGGACGGTACCGGCTGTCGGGGCTCGTCTTCGAGCTGGGGATGCGCGCCTCGGTCGAGCGCGGACTGCTCGAAGTGGCCACGCCCTTCCTGGAGGACCTCTACGTCCGTACGCACGAGCTCGTCCACCTGGGCACGCGCGAGGGCACGGAGGTCGTCTACGTCGCCAAGATGGGCGGCCACCAGCAGGCCGCCTCGCCCTCGCGGCTCGGCGGCCGGATGCCGCTGCACGCGACGGCGATCGGCAAGGTGCTGCTGGCCCACGCCCCCGCCGAGGAGCGGGAGGCCGCGCTGCGCGGGCCGCTGGAACGCAAGGCGCCCCGGACCGTCACCAACGTCGACGTCCTGACGCGGCAGCTGTCCGACGTGCTCGCGAAGGGCGTCGCCTTCGAGTACGAGGAGTCGGCGGTCGGCATCGTGTGCGTCGCGGCCGGGGTCTTCGGTCCGGCGGACGAGATCGTGGCGGCGGTGAGCGTGACGGGACCGGTGCACCGCTTCCGGCCCGCCCGGCACGCCACCAGTGTGCGCGCGGCCGCGGCGGGGATCTCCGCGACGCTCGGGCGGCGCGCGGAGCTGCGCGGGCACTGA